Proteins encoded within one genomic window of Pieris brassicae chromosome 12, ilPieBrab1.1, whole genome shotgun sequence:
- the LOC123717071 gene encoding protein PAT1 homolog 1: MADSFFGFDNSLSNLNDDDCGAEPSEEEYDALNNETFGHDDDLDWEVEHEQHANQVESSRRQNAMDEADSRLEASLSQLVLDDSDVQPRTSLGSSVWRHDFFPTPPVAAAPPLKNVCTVEELERQLRQNQPPQNYNQNYFQPRFPPVILQRPPGLQAPVSLPFAPQQPIGHNLNQMNKAMGQNLPNNQLMNHLPQNMNMGQSKLNQFLQNNQFQNVGHGLINQMPQNMNQMGQNVNQMGGNANQMGQMHLNQFQNLNQNQMPQSFNQMGQMNHIGQNQNLNQIQNVPMSQNSNQNMNQMGPNSHQMGQNANHMMPNGNFGGNFHNMGNPRMMGPPPGMGMPRQNFNSNANTFNQNFRAPPPKPEQIKAKQNQTQSPKKRPEPKIKSQVYNNSQKLTSQNLVEMIQNTHPMLMYNSFHNASHHPMLGRNFNNIIHPMLGQRNGGYNLSQDSTSEDGSTSSDVDEYAGLMTQREKQWLINIQMLQLNTGTPYIHDFYYTVFLERQANKEKAGIKEAHKANQQNHPFYSGGKQEDTHRHRERHNSHRHNSTSEDQTRTYVPLQFENSLGKLQCGSVTAPRKIIDVEVVGSEPAGSRLSRAPSVASSTHPSEIPREMKRTKQLLLDIEALYLILLRLEELNDPLAISNALILKEREEKQKQLEAAQKEAEVQEDESNVFLKNIESVQRRPKQDSPKSDCVDKRQVVNLAMNQKPVPVKNLLDEDRDELLSKMFTGLLYGDRLSQMLTVRKGRVLVTRFITRVPATHSRLRFFWCRILRALPSTRCRFDSRVADLADHYRKYIQNSSAWIAVLECCGIIAETLDPARTPYALTNPLTLSCVCALAEKAMILSNTPEATSSERQWFKFLKTVARALKNTTLNVAKPVSPLSEAKLLHHIKQLESRSTIEILQRGKRASDFADLTKNDVSELLIRFLC; this comes from the exons ATGGCAGATTCTTTTTTCGGGTTCGATAATTCGTTATCG AACTTAAATGACGATGACTGCGGTGCTGAACCTTCAGAGGAGGAGTATGATGCTCTTAACAATGAGACCTTTGGACATGATG aTGATCTCGATTGGGAGGTGGAACATGAGCAACACGCAAACCAGGTTGAGAGCAGTAGGCGTCAAAATGCTATGGACGAGGCTGATTCAAGACTCG aaGCATCATTATCTCAGCTAGTGCTGGATGATAGTGATGTTCAGCCAAGAACATCTCTTGGCTCCAGTGTGTGGAGACATGACTTCTTTCCTACACCACCTGTG GCTGCGGCTCCACCTCTTAAGAATGTTTGTACAGTGGAGGAACTGGAAAGGCAATTGCGACAAAACCAGCCGCCTCAAAATTACAACCAAAATTACTTTCAG CCAAGGTTTCCACCGGTTATTTTACAAAGACCACCAGGTCTACAAGCGCCGGTTTCGTTACCTTTCGCGCCTCAACAACCAATTGGTCATAATCTGAACCAAATGAACAAAGCTATGGGTCAAAATCTACCGAACAACCAGCTGATGAACCATTTACCACAAAATATGAATATGGGGCAGAGCAAATTGAACCAATTTCTGCAAAACAATCAATTTCAAAATGTGGGACACGGTCTCATTAACCAAATGCCACAAAATATGAACCAGATGGGCCAAAACGTCAATCAAATGGGTGGGAATGCCAACCAAATGGGCCAAATGCATTTGAACCAATTTCagaatttaaatcaaaatcagATGCCTCAAAGTTTTAATCAAATGGGACAAATGAATCACATAggacaaaatcaaaatttgaatcaaatacaaaatgtacCTATGAGTCAAAATTCTAATCAAAATATGAATCAGATGGGGCCGAACTCCCATCAAATGGGTCAAAATGCCAATCACATGATGCCGAATGGGAATTTTGGTGGAAATTTTCACAATATGGGAAACCCTAGAATGATGGGACCTCCACCCGGCATGGGCATGCCGAGGCAGAATTTTAACTCGAATGCTAATACATTCAATCAGAATTTTCGG GCCCCACCACCAAAACCCGAACAGATAAAAGCTAAACAAAACCAAACCCAATCACCGAAGAAGCGACCGgaaccaaaaattaaaagtcaAGTTTACAATAATTCCCAAAAGCTGACATCGCAGAATTTGGTTGAAATGATTCAAAATACACATCCGATGTTGATGTATAACAGTTTTCACAATGCGAGCCATCATCCAATGCTGGGAaggaattttaacaatataatccACCCGATGTTGGGGCAGCGGAATGGTGGATATAACCTTAG tcAAGACTCCACCAGCGAAGACGGTAGTACGTCAAGCGACGTCGACGAATACGCGGGCTTGATGACGCAACGCGAGAAACAATGGCTCATTAATATACAGATGTTGCAACTGAATACGGGAACACCCTATATACACGACTTTTATTATAcg gTGTTCTTAGAGAGACAAGCAAACAAAGAGAAAGCCGGTATCAAGGAAGCGCACAAGGCAAACCAACAGAACCATCCCTTCTATAGTGGag GTAAACAAGAAGACACACATAGACACAGAGAGAGACACAACTCGCACAGACACAACTCGACAAGTGAAGACCAGACAAGGACATATGTGCCGCTGCAGTTTGAGAACTCATTGGGGAAATTAcag TGCGGCAGTGTAACAGCCCCCCGTAAGATCATCGACGTGGAGGTAGTGGGTTCAGAACCAGCTGGATCACGATTGTCACGAGCACCCAGTGTTGCTAGCTCCACTCATCCATCTGAG ATACCTCGTGAGATGAAAAGAACGAAACAACTTCTATTGGACATCGAAGCTCTTTACCTTATTTTGTTGAGGCTGGAGGAACTCAATGATCCGTTGGCGATATCGAATGCCCTCATATTGAAg GAAAGAGAAGAGAAGCAGAAGCAACTAGAAGCAGCGCAGAAAGAGGCCGAAGTGCAGGAGGATGAATCGAATGTATTCTTAAAGAATATAGAGTCGGTGCAACGAAGGCCTAAACAGGACAGTCCTAAGAGTGACTGTGTGGATAAGAGAcag GTAGTGAATCTGGCGATGAATCAGAAGCCAGTCCCCGTAAAGAATCTGTTGGATGAGGACAGGGATGAATTACTCAGCAAGATGTTCACCGGGCTACTGTACGGAGACAGGTTGTCTCAGATGTTGACTGTGAGAAAGGGACGG GTTCTTGTTACGCGTTTTATCACCCGAGTCCCGGCGACACATTCTCGACTTCGCTTCTTCTGGTGCCGTATTTTACGCGCTCTGCCCTCCACGAGATGCAGGTTCGACTCCCGGGTGGCTGATTTGGCGGATCATTATCGCAA GTACATACAAAACAGCTCAGCATGGATTGCAGTGTTGGAGTGTTGCGGGATTATAGCTGAAACTCTGGATCCCGCAAGGACCCCGTATGCCCTTACTAATCCT TTAACTCTGAGCTGCGTTTGCGCATTGGCCGAAAAGGCAATGATCCTCTCGAACACGCCAGAAGCGACATCCAGCGAACGACAGTGGTTCAAATTTCTCAAAACTGTCGCGAGAGCGCTCAAAAATACAACTTTGAATGTGGCAAAACCGGTTTCGCCACTGTCAGAGGCAAAACTACTGCATCATATCAAGCAGCTGGAATCTAGAAGTACCATAGAGATACTCCAAAGAGGTAAAAGGGCGTCCGATTTCGCGGATTTGACGAAAAATGACGTTTCCGAGCTTTTAATAAGGTTCTTGTGCTAG
- the LOC123717559 gene encoding juvenile hormone esterase-like, producing MHCQVTVAEGSLKGKVCNTPCGKKYYSFEGIPYAKPPLGPLRFKAPEKSEDWYGVLDATKPGNKCVQVNLIDGSIEGSEDCLYLNIYTPCLPCEKIQKLPVLFFIHGGRFLMGYGDYHRPDYLIRQNIILVTINYRLSIFGFLCLHTPEVPGNAALKDTSMALKWVQSNIEHFNGDINNIVAFGESAGAAIAMSFLSSKMIDGISKIIAQSGTALSDLFMVDDDPVERAKAIGTSLSHKVRNTAELYDLLINASAEDLIRAYMSQELGRDITTIHAYLLPVVEKQFENTKRYFDEYPLQSIRNNRSKNIPCIFSMASHEAALFLNRDDSGNIIFVNNLRKFIPNYAFVDRESKQAYNIERVLKKLYFQNKEIGPSTLPEYLKFMSDAYFARDFVYTAEILSSKCSFYICRFDYLGSMNTRIMKKLGVEGTTHGDLIQYVFYKEKKAKSCNDSDRAIIDMLCETWCNFAKTGKPSWKHQNTEWLPYKKSQKLCLNIAENNIQCIPLPEFSRNKVWIDLVCQRSKL from the exons ATGCATTGTCAAGTTACAGTTGCTGAAGGGTCGTTGAAAGGTAAAGTTTGCAATACTCCCTGTGGTAAAAAGTATTACAGCTTTGAAGGCATTCCCTACGCAAAACCACCTCTTGGACCACTTAGATTCAAG gcTCCAGAAAAGAGTGAAGATTGGTATGGAGTTCTTGATGCAACAAAACCAGGAAACAAATGTGTACAAGTGAACCTAATTGATGGCTCAATTGAAGGATCAGAAGACTGCTTATATCTAAACATCTACACTCCATGTTTGCCATgtgaaaaaatacaaaagctCCCAGTTCTGTTCTTTATACATGGTGGCAGGTTTTTAATGGGCTATGGTGATTATCACCGACCAGATTATTTGATACGACAAAACATTATCTtagttacaattaattataggcTATCTATTTTTGGGTTTCTTTGCCTTCACACACCAGAAGTTCCGGGAAATGCAGCACTTAAAGATACTTCTATGGCATTAAAATGGGTACAAAGTAACATAGAACATTTTAAcggtgatataaataatattgtagcATTTGGAGAAAGTGCTGGAGCGGCTATTGCAATGTCCTTCCTAAGCTCAAAAATGATTGATGGTATTTCAAAGATAATTGCGCAATCTGGTACAGCTCTATCTGATTTGTTTATGGTAGATGATGACCCAGTCGAAAGGGCTAAAGCAATTGGCACAAGTTTGAGTCACAAAGTAAGAAATACAGCGGAACTATATGATTTACTTATAAATGCTTCTGCAGAGGACTTGATCCGGGCATATATGTCACAGGAATTAGGTAGAGATATTACTACCATACATGCGTACCTTCTACCCGTAGTGGAAAAACAATTCGAGAATACCAAACGGTATTTTGACGAATATCCTCTTCAGTCGATAAGAAATAATCGATCTAAAAATATACCCTGCATCTTTAGTATGGCGTCCCATGAAGCTGCATTATTTTTGAACCGTGACGATTctggtaatattattttcgtcaATAATTTACGAAAATTTATACCAAACTACGCATTTGTCGACCGTGAATCGAAACAAGCGTACAATATAGAGAGGGTAttgaaaaaattgtattttcaaaacaaagaaattgGTCCTTCGACGCTTCCGGAATATCTGAAATTTATGTCCGACGCGTACTTCGCTCGCGACTTCGTTTATACAGCTGAAATTTTATCATCAAAATGcagtttttatatatgcaGATTCGACTATCTGGGAAGTATGAATACGCGGATCATGAAAAAGCTCGGTGTTGAAGGTACAACACATGGTGATCTaatacaatatgttttttataaggaGAAAAAAGCGAAATCATGTAACGATAGTGATAGAGCGATTATAGATATGTTGTGTGAGACGTGGTGTAATTTCGCGAAGACTGG AAAACCATCGTGGAAACATCAAAACACCGAGTGGTTACCATATAAGAAGAGCCAAAAATTATGCCTTAATATagctgaaaataatattcaatgcATACCGTTACCAGAGTTCAGTAGGAATAAGGTTTGGATAGATCTAGTATGCCAAAGgtctaaattataa
- the LOC123717557 gene encoding esterase FE4-like: MYRDMLKCLMRKMIVNPMKFYHNKSVCHVTVHQGKMRGKVCSTPCGKQYYSFEGIPYAKPPLGPLRFRDPRKFDNWPGVLDATKPGNKPVQINPCNKSIEGSEDCLFLNVYTPTLPDEQKQNLPVLFFVFGGNLYRGCGHIYRPDYLIRHDVILVTINYRLNIFGFLNLETPEVPGNAGCKDVAIALRWVKQNIEHFNGDSNNITGMGESVGAAITTLLLISKMTQGIFKRIIGLSTTVSDKMIGDNPLEKAKDIASNLGNNINSSEEMDNLFRNSSPEDLSKALMKSVSRVNKYDKHSFLQAAVEKKYDNVEPFLDEYPLQALRTNNYTKVPALMTMATHESAYFITPPSGQFKFNKDILKFVPTPALEDKDAEQLMDMEKQLKELYFQDKEIGPSTLVQYLDLVSDLYVTRDIIYAAELFSRNDDFYFCRFGYDNSRFMKVFGIKGATHSDILQFLFYTEKRRNTFNEQDMKLVDMLTEALCNFAKTGKPTWRGQKISWPYYKRHERICLNIEDRISCVSLPEYERYTKLINILKQKPKIRQH; encoded by the exons ATGTATCGAGATATGCTTAAGTGTTTAATGAGGAAAATGATTGTTAACCCCATGAAATTTTATCACA ATAAGTCCGTCTGCCATGTGACAGTACACCAGGGTAAGATGAGAGGTAAAGTGTGCAGTACTCCGTGTGGTAAACAGTACTACAGCTTCGAAGGTATACCCTACGCTAAGCCACCTTTGGGGCCCCTCAGGTTCAGA GATCCTCGTAAATTTGATAACTGGCCTGGAGTACTTGACGCGACGAAACCTGGAAATAAACCCGTGCAAATAAATCCCTGTAACAAATCTATAGAAGGTTCAGAAGACTGCTTATTTCTAAATGTATACACCCCAACATTGCCTGatgaacaaaaacaaaatcttcCCGtactattttttgtatttggcGGTAATTTATACAGGGGATGCGGACACATATATCGTCCAGATTACTTAATACGGCATGACGTCATTCTAGTCACAATTAACTATCGTCtcaatatttttggttttCTTAACCTTGAAACACCAGAAGTGCCTGGTAATGCCGGTTGTAAAGATGTCGCAATAGCCCTAAGATgggtaaaacaaaacatagaaCATTTTAATGGGGATTCAAACAATATAACAGGAATGGGTGAAAGTGTAGGCGCAGCTATAActacattattattgatttcaaAGATGACTCaaggtatatttaaaagaataattgGTTTATCAACAACTGTATCTGACAAAATGATTGGCGATAATCCTCTGGAAAAAGCAAAAGATATTGCTTCAAATTTaggaaataacataaatagcTCTGAAGAAATGGATAATTTGTTCCGGAACTCTTCTCCTGAAGATTTGTCTAAGGCTTTAATGAAATCAGTTTctcgtgtaaataaatatgataaacaCAGCTTTTTACAGGCAGCAGTTGAAAAGAAATACGATAATGTAGAACCATTTTTGGATGAGTATCCTCTACAGGCTTTAAgaactaataattatactaaagttCCAGCACTTATGACTATGGCTACCCATGAATCAGCATACTTTATAACTCCTCCATCCggacaatttaaatttaacaaagatATATTGAAATTCGTACCGACTCCTGCATTAGAAGATAAGGATGCTGAGCAATTAATGGATATGGAGAAACAACTAAAAGAATTGTACTTTCAAGATAAAGAAATCGGTCCTTCAACACTAGTCCAATATTTAGATCTAGTTTCAGATTTGTATGTTACCAGAGACATAATCTACGCAGCAGAATTATTTTCTAGAAACGACGATTTCTATTTTTGCAGATTTGGATACGATAACTCGCGTTTCATGAAAGTTTTTGGTATAAAAGGCGCTACACATAGcgatatattacaatttctaTTTTACACAGAGAAGAGAAGAAACACTTTTAATGAACAAGATATGAAACTTGTTGATATGTTGACTGAGGCGTTGTGTAACTTCGCCAAAACTGG aaAACCAACGTGGAGAGGGCAGAAAATATCGTGGCCATATTATAAGAGACATGAaagaatatgtttaaatattgaagacAGAATAAGCTGTGTCTCATTACCCGAATATGAGAGGTAtacaaaactaattaatatacttaaacaAAAGCCGAAGATACGACAACATTAA